One Mangifera indica cultivar Alphonso chromosome 4, CATAS_Mindica_2.1, whole genome shotgun sequence genomic region harbors:
- the LOC123214828 gene encoding amino acid transporter AVT1I-like has protein sequence MEGQNQLSQLQQLDKGTTFLRTCFNGLNALSGVGILSIPYALSQGGWLSLIIVLLVAILCWYTGLLLRRCMDAHPLITSYPDIGNLAFGYKGRALVSIFMYLELYLVAVEFLILEGDNLDKLFPNMELKIAALKIGGRQGFVLLTALVILPTTWLRSLDMLAYVSFGGVLASVILAACVLWAGAVDGVGFNERGILLDLQGLPTAISLFTFCYCGHAVFPTLCNSMKDRNQFSKVLLVCFSASTINYGSMAVLGYLMYGQHLKSQVTLNLPLRKISTKVAIYTTLINPLTKYAVIITPIATALEETSLLRDSKALSILIRSVLVVSTIIVALSVPFFGYVMAFIGAFLSVTVSILLPCLCYLRINKSAQRFGLKFFVIVGILVIGSVVGVVGTYTSVKQIVKHL, from the exons atggagGGCCAAAACCAGCTCTCACAGCTACAGCAACTGGACAAAGGCACCACCTTCCTTAGGACTTGTTTCAATGGACTTAATGCCTTATCAG GTGTTGGCATTTTATCAATTCCATACGCACTTTCTCAAGGAGGGTGGCTGAGCTTAATAATTGTTCTTCTTGTAGCAATTCTGTGTTGGTATACAGGGTTACTTCTGCGACGATGTATGGATGCGCATCCACTCATCACATCCTATCCTGATATAGGCAATCTAGCATTTGGATACAAAGGAAGAGCTTTAGTATCCATTTTCATGTATCTTGAGCTGTACTTAGTTGCTGTAGAATTTCTGATACTAGAAGGTGACAATTTAGACAAATTATTTCCCAACATGGAACTCAAAATTGCCGCGCTCAAAATTGGAGGAAGACAAGGATTTGTACTGCTCACTGCCCTCGTAATATTGCCAACAACGTGGTTAAGGAGTTTGGATATGCTGGCGTATGTTTCTTTTGGTGGGGTTCTGGCCTCAGTCATCTTAGCTGCTTGTGTTTTATGGGCTGGCGCTGTTGACGGCGTTGGGTTTAATGAAAGAGGCATACTTTTGGATTTGCAAGGATTGCCAACTGCTATAAGCTTGTTTACTTTCTGTTACTGTGGCCATGCTGTTTTCCCCACTTTGTGCAACTCCATGAAAGATAGAAACCAATTCTCCAAG GTTTTACTTGTGTGCTTTTCTGCAAGTACCATCAACTATGGATCAATGGCCGTTCTGGGATACCTTATGTATGGACAACATTTGAAGTCTCAAGTGACATTAAATCTTCCTCTAAGAAAAATTAGTACCAAAGTGGCAATTTATACCACTCTAATCAATCCCCTCACCAAGTATGCAGTTATAATAACTCCAATCGCAACAGCTCTTGAAGAGACATCTCTTCTACGTGACAGCAAAGCCCTTAGCATTCTAATTAGATCGGTGCTGGTTGTTAGTACAATAATAGTAGCGTTAAGCGTTCCATTTTTTGGCTACGTAATGGCATTCATTGGGGCTTTTCTGAGTGTTACTGTCTCAATATTGCTGCCATGTTTGTGCTACCTTAGGATTAACAAAAGCGCTCAGCGTTTTGGATTAAAATTCTTTGTAATTGTGGGGATATTAGTAATTGGGTCCGTTGTTGGTGTAGTAGGCACCTACACTTCAGTGAAACAAATTGTAAAACATCTCTAA